The Prevotella sp. E9-3 genome has a window encoding:
- a CDS encoding bifunctional UDP-sugar hydrolase/5'-nucleotidase, protein MWGLMCGTPNTLWAQKTLTILHSNDTHSTIMPLNANLADTTLADRGGYLRRIAMLKEERQKVPDLLLFDSGDFSQGSSYYTMFKGDVEVGLMNQMHYDAATIGNHEFDFGLDNMVRLFRMANFPIVCSNYDFADTELAKIVKPYIVLKRQGLKIGVFALCPPLEGLVSTKNYGPLKYLNPSECAQKMIDILKKKEKCDFVICLSHLGWQNSEFPCDKMIQETRGVDLVLDGHSHTYLEKLEYVNDLDGHPVPVNQNGKHGAFIAKMQLTFDKK, encoded by the coding sequence ATGTGGGGACTGATGTGTGGTACCCCGAATACACTTTGGGCACAGAAAACACTGACCATTCTGCATTCTAACGACACACACTCAACCATCATGCCCTTGAACGCCAATCTGGCTGATACCACCCTGGCTGACCGTGGCGGATATCTGCGCCGTATTGCCATGCTAAAGGAAGAACGGCAGAAAGTACCCGATTTGCTACTCTTCGACAGCGGTGATTTCTCACAGGGATCAAGCTACTATACAATGTTCAAAGGCGATGTCGAGGTAGGACTGATGAACCAGATGCACTATGATGCAGCCACTATTGGCAACCATGAGTTCGACTTCGGACTGGACAATATGGTACGACTATTTCGCATGGCCAATTTTCCCATTGTATGCTCAAACTACGATTTTGCAGACACTGAACTGGCAAAGATTGTAAAGCCATACATTGTTCTGAAACGCCAAGGGCTCAAAATTGGAGTCTTTGCTCTCTGCCCTCCCCTCGAAGGCCTGGTAAGTACGAAGAACTATGGACCGCTAAAATATTTGAATCCCAGTGAATGTGCACAGAAGATGATTGACATTTTGAAAAAGAAAGAGAAATGCGATTTTGTGATTTGCCTGAGTCATTTAGGCTGGCAGAACTCTGAATTTCCCTGCGACAAAATGATTCAGGAGACACGCGGTGTTGACTTGGTGCTTGACGGACATTCACACACCTACTTAGAAAAGCTGGAATATGTGAACGATTTAGACGGCCATCCTGTTCCAGTCAACCAAAACGGCAAGCACGGTGCCTTCATTGCTAAGATGCAACTGACGTTCGACAAGAAGTAA
- a CDS encoding 5'-nucleotidase C-terminal domain-containing protein, which yields MRINTYLGAAVTVIFFLTACSSHYQLSSISHQRIVIDKRFDANPDMQATAFLSPFKHVVDSVMGPVVGIAAHNMEADRPESDLSNLMADILIWASKDYNEHPAIGIYNIGGIRAALIRGEVTYGDIVNIAPFENKICFLTLTGENLLELFRQIAARYGEGVSHGTELVISTEGKLLSAKLNGKEIDPTAEYRVATIDYVAQGNDGMSAFKKGTNLVSPQESKNNTRFILMNYFKMKAAKGESVSSKTEGRIVVKY from the coding sequence ATGAGAATAAATACTTATCTAGGCGCTGCTGTAACAGTTATATTTTTTCTAACGGCTTGTAGCTCACACTATCAACTATCAAGCATAAGTCATCAGCGCATCGTAATAGACAAGCGCTTTGATGCCAATCCCGATATGCAGGCTACGGCTTTTCTTTCTCCCTTTAAACATGTAGTAGATTCAGTTATGGGTCCGGTTGTGGGTATAGCAGCCCACAACATGGAAGCCGACCGCCCTGAAAGTGACCTTTCAAATCTGATGGCCGACATTCTGATATGGGCTTCAAAGGATTATAACGAACATCCCGCCATAGGTATATATAATATAGGTGGAATCCGTGCTGCCTTGATTCGTGGAGAAGTGACCTATGGTGACATCGTAAATATTGCTCCATTCGAGAACAAGATATGCTTCCTTACGCTGACCGGTGAGAATCTGCTTGAGCTATTCAGACAGATAGCTGCACGCTATGGCGAAGGTGTGAGTCACGGCACCGAGCTGGTGATTTCAACAGAGGGAAAGTTGCTTTCAGCCAAATTAAACGGCAAAGAAATTGACCCCACAGCTGAATATCGTGTGGCTACGATTGACTATGTGGCTCAGGGAAATGACGGAATGAGTGCTTTCAAAAAGGGCACCAATCTGGTTTCACCGCAAGAAAGCAAGAACAACACTCGATTCATCCTTATGAATTATTTCAAGATGAAGGCTGCTAAAGGCGAGTCTGTCAGTTCGAAAACAGAAGGAAGAATCGTTGTCAAGTATTGA
- a CDS encoding BACON domain-containing protein has translation MKLKYMFLSFAAALTLVSCSDDDDKTFMDELQVSQSYVTIAAEGGSTKIVIDANADWTFDFDVDVQTDSLSDEKGVVKYNVPTPQMQTKDNNWVTITPSSGSAGKTEVTFSAEAASDSREIAIRLKIGNKYQNFIVAQTASASETPVVTVKDVLNGVDSKTYRVKGSVSSIASTVYGNWYLSDDEGNSVYVYGTLDKNGNTKSNPLDNATNGYNIELGDVVTIEGPRTTYGSTIELVDVKVIKVEKALLKSASASKTIEKAAGTFDFVITQKGEGLQFSTDCDWLSFAHNGFTVDEKGNYVFSVKAEENSTGATRSGNLIFESTKGSDKTRLIIPVKQLDLELDNSENASLSSMAQNIVGATKNDPYRFYVALKDAKVTYKSGSNTFIEDATGGLLIYNSSLSLKVGDIVNGGVYGSGYGYNGLPEATEFFTEMATVKHGDAPEATVVSLAELAANFDKYVSRFIRVKDVTVEEDIDVIFSKVKNAGKVTDGTNTFALNHKSTSKYDGKNIFFYLNVKKDDKVSFVCVPSVNKDKKQLDIWTADWFK, from the coding sequence ATGAAATTGAAATATATGTTCCTGTCGTTTGCAGCAGCTCTCACTCTGGTGAGCTGCTCTGACGACGATGATAAGACCTTCATGGATGAACTGCAAGTGTCACAGTCATATGTGACAATTGCTGCTGAAGGTGGTTCAACGAAGATTGTAATTGATGCCAATGCTGACTGGACCTTCGACTTCGATGTTGATGTTCAGACTGACTCGCTCAGTGACGAGAAGGGTGTTGTGAAATATAACGTACCCACTCCTCAGATGCAGACCAAGGATAATAACTGGGTGACGATTACTCCCAGCAGTGGTTCTGCCGGTAAGACCGAGGTGACTTTCAGTGCTGAAGCTGCTTCTGATTCTCGTGAAATTGCTATTCGTCTGAAGATTGGTAATAAATATCAGAACTTTATTGTTGCTCAGACTGCTTCGGCTTCAGAAACTCCTGTTGTTACTGTTAAGGATGTGTTGAATGGTGTGGACAGCAAGACCTATCGTGTGAAGGGTTCTGTATCTTCAATTGCCAGTACTGTATATGGTAACTGGTATCTGTCTGACGACGAGGGTAACAGTGTATATGTATATGGTACGCTCGATAAGAATGGCAACACCAAGAGCAATCCTCTCGACAATGCCACAAATGGATACAACATCGAATTGGGTGATGTGGTAACTATTGAAGGTCCTCGCACTACCTATGGTTCAACCATCGAGTTGGTTGATGTGAAGGTTATCAAGGTCGAGAAGGCACTGCTTAAGTCTGCATCAGCATCAAAGACTATTGAGAAAGCTGCTGGAACCTTCGACTTTGTTATTACCCAGAAAGGAGAGGGACTGCAATTCTCTACTGATTGCGACTGGCTTTCATTCGCTCATAATGGTTTCACCGTTGATGAGAAAGGTAATTATGTGTTCAGTGTCAAGGCTGAGGAAAACTCAACCGGAGCTACCCGTTCTGGCAATCTGATTTTTGAAAGCACCAAGGGCAGTGACAAAACACGTCTGATTATCCCTGTAAAGCAGTTGGATCTGGAACTTGACAATAGTGAGAACGCTTCTCTGAGTTCAATGGCTCAGAATATTGTCGGTGCCACTAAGAACGATCCTTATCGTTTCTACGTAGCTTTGAAGGATGCTAAGGTGACCTATAAGAGTGGTTCAAACACCTTTATCGAGGATGCTACCGGTGGCTTGTTAATCTATAATAGCTCTTTGAGCCTGAAGGTTGGCGATATTGTTAATGGTGGCGTTTATGGCAGCGGCTACGGATATAACGGTCTGCCTGAGGCTACCGAGTTCTTTACCGAGATGGCTACCGTGAAACATGGTGATGCTCCAGAGGCTACTGTCGTATCGCTGGCTGAGTTGGCTGCTAATTTCGATAAGTATGTAAGCCGTTTCATCCGTGTGAAGGACGTTACCGTTGAAGAGGATATCGATGTTATCTTTAGCAAGGTGAAGAATGCTGGTAAGGTGACAGACGGAACGAACACCTTCGCTTTGAACCATAAGTCAACTTCAAAATATGATGGTAAGAACATCTTCTTCTACCTGAATGTTAAGAAGGATGACAAGGTAAGCTTCGTTTGTGTTCCCTCAGTGAATAAGGACAAGAAACAGCTTGATATCTGGACTGCAGACTGGTTCAAATAA
- a CDS encoding phosphoribosylaminoimidazolecarboxamide formyltransferase, whose protein sequence is MKELALKYGCNPNQKPSRIFMNEGELPLEVLNGRPGYINFLDALNAWQLVRELKEATGLPAAASFKHVSPAGAAVGLPLSDTLKHIYFVDDIKGLDDSPIACAYARARGADRMSSYGDFIALSDTCDETTALIIKREVSDGVIAPDYTPEALQILKDKRKGTYNVIKMSTDYRPEPIERKQVYGITFEQGRNEIRLDDPALFENIPTQNKTFSDEARRDLMIALITLKYTQSNSVCYVKDGQAIGIGAGQQSRIHCTRLAGQKADIWWLRQHPKVMNLPFIDGIRRADRDNTIDVYISEDEHDDVLRDGAWQQFFKTKPEVLTREEKLEWIAKNTKVSLGSDAFFPFGDNIERAHKSGVEFIAQAGGSVRDDHVIMTCDKYGIAMTFTGVRLFHH, encoded by the coding sequence ATGAAAGAGTTAGCACTGAAGTACGGATGTAATCCGAATCAGAAACCTTCCCGAATCTTTATGAACGAGGGCGAGTTGCCCCTCGAAGTGTTGAACGGCCGTCCTGGCTACATTAATTTCCTGGATGCGCTGAATGCGTGGCAGTTGGTGCGCGAACTGAAGGAGGCTACGGGCCTGCCCGCAGCAGCATCGTTCAAACATGTAAGCCCTGCCGGTGCAGCTGTCGGTTTGCCTTTGAGCGACACATTGAAGCATATCTACTTTGTTGACGACATCAAAGGATTGGACGATTCACCTATCGCTTGTGCTTATGCTCGTGCCCGTGGTGCCGACCGTATGTCGAGCTATGGCGACTTTATCGCTCTGAGCGATACCTGTGATGAGACAACTGCATTGATCATCAAACGTGAGGTGAGCGATGGTGTCATTGCTCCTGACTATACTCCCGAGGCTCTTCAGATTTTGAAAGACAAGCGCAAGGGAACCTACAATGTAATCAAAATGAGTACCGATTATCGTCCTGAGCCTATCGAACGTAAGCAAGTGTATGGTATTACTTTCGAACAGGGCCGCAATGAAATTCGTTTGGACGATCCTGCACTCTTCGAGAATATCCCCACTCAAAACAAAACTTTCAGCGATGAGGCCCGCCGCGACCTGATGATTGCCTTGATCACACTGAAATACACACAGTCTAATTCTGTGTGCTATGTGAAGGATGGTCAAGCCATTGGTATTGGTGCCGGACAGCAGAGTCGTATTCACTGTACTCGCCTGGCTGGTCAGAAAGCCGATATCTGGTGGTTGCGTCAGCATCCGAAGGTAATGAATCTTCCATTTATTGACGGTATTCGCCGTGCTGACCGCGACAATACTATTGATGTTTACATCTCAGAGGATGAACATGATGATGTGTTGCGTGATGGCGCTTGGCAGCAGTTCTTTAAGACAAAGCCTGAAGTACTGACACGTGAGGAAAAGCTGGAGTGGATTGCCAAGAACACGAAAGTTTCTCTGGGCAGTGACGCTTTCTTCCCCTTTGGTGACAACATTGAGCGTGCCCATAAGAGTGGTGTTGAGTTCATTGCTCAGGCAGGTGGCTCTGTGCGTGATGATCATGTGATTATGACTTGCGACAAGTACGGCATTGCCATGACATTCACTGGCGTGCGCTTGTTCCATCATTAA
- a CDS encoding TonB-dependent receptor, with the protein MQKRLLFLVSMLLTLSLTAMAQITTSSLAGKVTIEETSEEVIGATVQAVHEPSGTRYATVTNSAGRFTIQGMRTGGPYVVTISYIGFQSKTFKNIVLQLGETYHLDAWLTEDANELAEIVISGKATKFTGEKTGASTNITAAQISAVPTVTRSLTDITRLSPYGGNGMSFAGSDGRTANFTVDGANFNNNFGLNDKLPGGGNPISLDAIEEVQVVISPYDVRQTNFIGGGVNAITKSGTNFFKGSAYVYHRNENMRGDAIEREQISGAREKDQNTTYGFTLGGPILKNKLFFFVNGEMSKIPTIANRWRGSEDGNADAENYVSRTKLSDLQKVSDYMAAQYGYDTGSYTSFPADETNYKLLARLDWNITDQHHLALRYNYTKNRLWNSPNASSMDGGTRMSGGRTSQYSMSFANSMYAMDNLVYSFSADLNSRFTENLSNQLLFTYSKLDDIRDTDSSEFPFIDITKDDNNYMALGYELFTYNNAVHNTIWNVKDDVTYYMGKHKIMAGVTYEHQMADNQYMRNGTGYYRYAWNDDPATMFNAAPEIVCLTYGYNGESKPAARVQFNKAGIYAQDDWNITDNLKLTFGLRVDGLFFDNGDLMTNQAIYDLDYDGRHIDTGKWPSNSYTFSPRVGFTYDVFGDKVLKVRGGSGLFSGRLPLVFFTNMPTNGGMVQYQAQINAANAAKKGFTMDEFRGGPLATAALKEKLFSLGYPTTIVPEDGTVPSAVNGVDPDFKMPQVWKTSLAIDYQLPVNFPMSVTVEGIFNKTINDVCLSDWSIPSVGGFARFNGIDNRPIYPDGYRTETKAFMLENTSKGYGWSANVTVTAQPAEWISLMAAYTHTVKKEITGMPGSAAESAFTYVPTSEGPNNIKLHNSQFVTPDRLVASATFHDKSNNHYSLIYEGWRGGYNYSYMMVDDMNHDGYKYDALYIPTDQEVANNQFRFVSEDDKTRFMDYVHNDDYLKDHQGEYAEAYSVYSPWVHRLDFSYKHDFNLKVGNTLNTIQLSFDVKNVLNLFNSEWGVMKFLNPEIGTEARILECKGTDSEGYPVFATPAAISGDTETWKLNHAIGQCWYASVGVKYMFDGSKLFK; encoded by the coding sequence ATGCAGAAAAGATTGCTTTTTCTGGTGTCCATGCTGTTAACGCTTTCGCTAACGGCAATGGCGCAAATCACAACTTCTAGTTTGGCAGGTAAGGTGACAATCGAGGAAACTTCCGAGGAAGTCATTGGTGCTACTGTGCAGGCAGTACATGAGCCATCAGGTACACGCTATGCTACAGTGACAAACTCTGCAGGACGTTTTACTATTCAAGGTATGCGTACTGGTGGCCCTTATGTGGTTACTATAAGCTACATTGGTTTCCAGTCGAAAACCTTCAAGAACATTGTGCTTCAGTTGGGTGAGACTTATCACCTTGATGCATGGCTGACTGAGGATGCTAATGAATTGGCAGAAATCGTTATCAGCGGAAAGGCAACAAAGTTCACCGGTGAAAAGACCGGTGCTTCAACCAACATCACTGCAGCACAGATTTCAGCTGTTCCTACAGTGACGAGGAGTCTTACCGACATTACCCGCCTTTCTCCTTATGGAGGCAATGGTATGAGCTTTGCTGGTTCTGACGGTCGTACAGCTAACTTCACGGTCGATGGAGCCAATTTTAATAACAACTTTGGTTTGAACGATAAGTTGCCTGGTGGTGGTAACCCTATCTCTCTTGATGCTATCGAGGAAGTACAGGTGGTTATCTCTCCCTATGATGTTCGTCAGACCAACTTCATTGGTGGTGGCGTTAACGCAATCACTAAGTCGGGTACCAACTTCTTCAAGGGAAGTGCCTATGTGTATCACCGCAATGAGAATATGCGTGGCGATGCTATTGAGCGCGAGCAGATCAGCGGTGCACGCGAGAAAGACCAGAATACCACTTATGGCTTTACTCTCGGCGGCCCGATTCTTAAGAACAAGCTGTTCTTCTTCGTGAATGGCGAAATGTCAAAGATTCCTACCATTGCCAACCGTTGGCGTGGTTCTGAGGACGGTAATGCTGATGCAGAAAATTATGTTTCTCGCACTAAGCTGAGCGACCTTCAGAAGGTTTCTGACTATATGGCTGCTCAATACGGTTACGACACAGGTAGCTATACCTCATTCCCTGCCGATGAAACCAACTATAAACTGTTGGCTCGTTTGGACTGGAATATCACCGATCAGCATCACTTGGCTTTGCGCTATAACTATACAAAGAACCGTTTGTGGAACTCTCCTAACGCCAGTTCAATGGATGGCGGTACTCGTATGAGTGGCGGTCGTACTTCACAGTACTCTATGTCGTTCGCCAATTCTATGTATGCTATGGACAACTTGGTTTACTCTTTCTCTGCCGACTTGAACAGCCGTTTCACTGAGAACCTGTCAAACCAGCTGCTGTTCACTTATTCAAAACTCGATGATATCCGTGATACTGACTCAAGCGAGTTCCCCTTCATCGATATCACCAAGGACGATAACAACTATATGGCATTGGGCTATGAGCTGTTTACCTACAACAACGCCGTTCACAACACTATTTGGAACGTGAAGGACGATGTGACCTACTACATGGGTAAGCACAAGATTATGGCTGGTGTAACTTACGAGCATCAGATGGCCGACAACCAGTACATGCGTAACGGTACCGGATACTATCGCTATGCTTGGAACGACGATCCCGCTACAATGTTCAATGCTGCTCCTGAAATTGTGTGTCTTACCTATGGTTATAACGGTGAGTCAAAACCCGCAGCACGTGTGCAGTTCAATAAGGCTGGTATCTATGCTCAAGACGATTGGAACATTACCGACAATCTGAAACTGACATTCGGTCTGCGTGTTGACGGTCTGTTCTTTGATAATGGTGACCTGATGACCAATCAGGCTATTTATGATCTTGACTATGACGGTCGTCATATCGACACTGGTAAATGGCCTTCAAACAGCTATACTTTCTCTCCTCGCGTTGGCTTTACCTACGATGTGTTTGGCGACAAGGTGCTGAAAGTACGTGGCGGTTCCGGCTTGTTCTCAGGTCGTCTGCCTCTGGTATTCTTTACCAACATGCCTACCAATGGCGGTATGGTACAATATCAGGCACAGATCAACGCTGCCAATGCAGCCAAGAAAGGATTTACTATGGATGAGTTCAGAGGTGGTCCTCTTGCAACAGCTGCTTTGAAGGAGAAACTCTTCTCTTTGGGCTATCCTACCACTATTGTTCCTGAAGATGGTACTGTTCCTTCTGCTGTGAATGGTGTTGATCCAGACTTCAAGATGCCTCAGGTGTGGAAGACCTCTTTGGCTATTGACTACCAGTTGCCTGTTAACTTCCCCATGTCTGTTACTGTTGAGGGAATCTTCAACAAGACTATTAATGATGTTTGCCTCTCTGACTGGAGCATTCCTTCTGTTGGCGGTTTCGCTCGTTTCAATGGCATTGACAATCGTCCTATCTATCCCGACGGCTATCGTACCGAGACAAAAGCCTTCATGCTTGAGAATACCAGCAAGGGCTATGGATGGTCAGCTAACGTAACTGTTACCGCACAGCCTGCTGAATGGATTTCACTGATGGCAGCCTATACTCACACCGTGAAAAAGGAAATCACTGGTATGCCCGGTTCAGCTGCTGAGTCTGCCTTTACCTATGTTCCTACCAGCGAAGGTCCTAACAACATCAAGTTGCACAACTCACAGTTCGTTACTCCCGACCGTCTGGTGGCTTCGGCTACATTCCACGATAAGAGCAACAACCACTATAGCCTTATTTATGAAGGCTGGCGCGGTGGCTACAACTACTCTTACATGATGGTTGACGATATGAACCACGATGGCTACAAGTATGATGCACTCTATATTCCTACCGATCAGGAGGTGGCAAACAACCAGTTCCGCTTCGTATCAGAGGATGATAAGACTCGCTTCATGGACTATGTTCATAATGATGACTACCTGAAGGATCATCAGGGTGAGTATGCTGAGGCTTACAGCGTTTACTCTCCTTGGGTTCACCGTCTGGACTTCAGCTACAAACACGACTTCAATCTGAAGGTGGGTAATACGCTGAACACCATCCAGTTGAGTTTCGATGTAAAGAATGTGCTCAATCTGTTCAACTCTGAATGGGGCGTGATGAAATTCCTGAATCCTGAGATTGGCACTGAGGCACGCATCCTTGAATGCAAAGGTACCGATAGCGAGGGATATCCCGTATTCGCTACTCCTGCCGCCATCAGCGGTGATACTGAGACATGGAAACTCAATCATGCTATTGGCCAGTGCTGGTATGCCAGCGTGGGTGTGAAGTACATGTTTGATGGTTCAAAATTGTTCAAATAA
- a CDS encoding sensor histidine kinase KdpD, whose product MQTKYNLITKNLLLAILLLLSVSTYSKSGFDREHKDMFRTFLYLMENGAPDEFHEHAEKYEKYLLESQPMSLYYKIRTNEGFYDASHLLTFRAHKIALDLDSMMSARGDTTYHYLVSGLMGDIYKSMRNLKADSIYQVALAEAGDRDPKFSMLVHVSLAQVNHLSNPTKSLEWAKRALDEAERLNSFEHRSMSLGIMAYVYFMIGDKNEFDIAAMKYKRVKDEFKVLEENRMVGQQLLDTRYDILIEVAKLGFNGDFDAALKLTENSHLNVDKQLVIYRLHGLEGSYEKDSYIKKITNWFIGLTALYIFVYIMGRRRLMKKIWKRNAELRIALEKADSANQMKTNFIRSMSHEIRTPLNAINGFTQLLCDPEFELSDEEKLDMQKRVTSNTETITIIINELLELAAGESGTLDLNDLSPVNINDVCRKAKKEAEEHNENNLQIVFTTEIGDDFTIKSNEETILQILNKITNNAQKFTKEGSVILHASRHDSTLEISVTDTGIGIPEDKQKSVFDNFVKLDEFSEGVGLGLSISIRLARSLGGDISIDPTYKTGSRFILQLPIC is encoded by the coding sequence ATGCAAACTAAGTACAACCTAATCACTAAAAACTTACTATTAGCAATTCTTTTATTGCTATCGGTAAGTACTTACTCCAAGTCGGGTTTCGACAGGGAGCACAAAGACATGTTCCGCACCTTCCTCTACCTTATGGAGAATGGAGCTCCTGACGAATTTCATGAACATGCAGAGAAATACGAGAAATATCTGCTTGAGAGTCAGCCCATGTCATTATATTATAAGATAAGGACCAACGAAGGTTTCTATGATGCCAGCCATCTGTTGACATTCAGAGCTCACAAAATTGCACTGGACTTGGACAGTATGATGAGCGCAAGGGGAGACACTACATATCACTATTTGGTAAGTGGACTGATGGGCGACATCTATAAGTCTATGCGCAATTTGAAGGCCGACAGCATTTACCAAGTAGCACTGGCCGAGGCTGGCGACCGCGATCCGAAGTTCTCAATGCTCGTTCATGTGAGTCTGGCCCAGGTAAATCACCTTTCAAACCCCACAAAATCTCTGGAATGGGCTAAGCGTGCCCTTGACGAGGCGGAGCGTTTGAACAGTTTTGAACACCGCTCTATGAGTTTGGGAATTATGGCTTATGTTTATTTCATGATAGGCGACAAGAATGAATTTGACATTGCCGCTATGAAATACAAGCGAGTAAAAGACGAATTCAAAGTTCTTGAAGAGAACAGAATGGTTGGCCAGCAACTGTTGGACACTCGTTACGACATACTGATTGAAGTAGCCAAATTAGGATTCAACGGTGATTTCGACGCAGCGCTGAAACTAACCGAAAACAGCCATCTGAATGTTGACAAGCAATTGGTAATCTACCGTCTGCACGGCTTGGAAGGAAGCTATGAAAAAGACAGCTACATCAAGAAAATTACCAATTGGTTTATTGGACTTACAGCTTTATACATTTTTGTATATATTATGGGGCGCCGCAGACTGATGAAGAAAATATGGAAGCGTAATGCCGAACTGAGAATAGCTCTCGAAAAGGCTGACTCCGCTAATCAGATGAAGACAAACTTCATACGCTCCATGAGTCATGAGATCAGAACGCCCCTGAATGCGATCAACGGTTTTACCCAATTACTTTGCGACCCAGAATTTGAACTCAGTGACGAAGAGAAGCTCGATATGCAGAAACGTGTCACCTCGAATACCGAAACCATCACTATCATCATCAACGAACTGCTGGAACTGGCTGCCGGTGAAAGTGGCACCCTCGATTTGAACGATCTTAGCCCTGTCAACATCAACGATGTGTGCAGAAAAGCCAAGAAAGAAGCCGAAGAGCATAATGAGAATAATCTGCAGATAGTGTTTACTACAGAGATTGGTGACGACTTTACTATTAAGAGCAACGAAGAGACGATTTTGCAGATTCTGAACAAGATTACCAACAATGCGCAGAAGTTTACCAAAGAAGGTAGTGTTATTCTTCATGCCTCGCGCCACGATTCAACTTTGGAAATTAGTGTTACCGACACTGGTATTGGCATACCTGAAGACAAGCAAAAGAGTGTTTTTGACAATTTTGTAAAACTCGACGAATTCTCAGAGGGTGTAGGACTGGGCCTGTCTATCAGTATTCGTCTGGCAAGGTCGCTTGGAGGTGATATCAGTATCGACCCGACATACAAAACGGGCAGCCGCTTTATATTGCAACTGCCCATTTGCTAA
- the rplS gene encoding 50S ribosomal protein L19 — translation MNLIKVAEEAFATGKQHPSFKAGDTVTVAYKIIEGSKERIQLYRGVVIKIAGHGEKKRFTVRKMSGTVGVERIFPLESPNIDSIEVNKVGKVRRAKLYYLRKLTGKAARIKEKRSGNVAAE, via the coding sequence ATGAACTTAATTAAAGTTGCTGAAGAAGCATTTGCAACCGGCAAGCAGCACCCCAGTTTCAAAGCTGGTGACACTGTAACTGTCGCTTACAAAATTATCGAGGGTTCGAAAGAGCGTATCCAGCTCTATCGTGGCGTAGTTATCAAAATCGCTGGTCATGGCGAAAAGAAACGTTTCACCGTTCGTAAGATGTCAGGTACCGTGGGCGTAGAGCGTATCTTCCCCTTGGAGTCTCCCAACATCGATAGCATTGAGGTGAACAAGGTAGGTAAAGTTCGTCGCGCTAAGCTCTACTATCTGCGCAAGCTCACGGGTAAGGCTGCCCGTATCAAGGAGAAGCGTTCAGGTAATGTTGCTGCTGAATAA
- a CDS encoding M23 family metallopeptidase, producing the protein MRLKGILLFCVCVYIALEACSQGNFSTSTYPFPIPVEAPPTVTMQKLAEEQIDSLKRMKMDPFHGGKKLVVDLSEISDSAWCYPLSGAKVISPYGGRGRRGHSGVDIKTKANDKIYAVFDGLVTMSQPFAGYGNCIVLRHANGMETLYSHNSKNLVRVGELVKAGQVIALTGRTGRATTEHLHFELRVGGKHYNPQLIFDHQTKQLKRHVITFTKGGGAKVE; encoded by the coding sequence ATGAGGCTGAAAGGAATACTGCTGTTTTGTGTCTGTGTTTACATAGCACTCGAAGCTTGCTCGCAAGGGAACTTCTCTACGAGCACGTATCCCTTTCCCATACCTGTAGAAGCGCCTCCTACAGTGACCATGCAGAAACTGGCTGAAGAACAGATAGACAGCTTGAAACGCATGAAAATGGATCCCTTTCATGGAGGGAAAAAACTTGTTGTTGACTTGTCGGAGATTTCTGATTCTGCCTGGTGCTATCCACTCTCGGGTGCAAAGGTGATTAGTCCGTATGGCGGACGAGGAAGGCGTGGTCACTCGGGCGTTGATATCAAAACGAAAGCCAACGATAAGATTTATGCTGTTTTTGATGGCTTGGTAACAATGTCACAGCCCTTTGCCGGCTATGGAAATTGTATTGTTCTCCGTCATGCAAACGGGATGGAAACCCTTTATAGCCATAATTCCAAGAACCTTGTCCGCGTTGGCGAACTGGTAAAGGCAGGACAAGTGATAGCTTTGACAGGCCGTACTGGTAGGGCTACCACTGAACATCTGCATTTTGAATTGCGTGTTGGCGGAAAACATTATAATCCGCAGTTGATTTTTGATCATCAGACCAAACAGCTGAAGCGTCATGTAATAACCTTTACTAAAGGTGGTGGCGCTAAGGTTGAATAG